The following coding sequences lie in one Fusobacterium simiae genomic window:
- a CDS encoding substrate-binding domain-containing protein, which produces MKKFGMLLGSIILASALVACGEKKEEAKTDASAADGIINLLKEKDVPVVFYNRKPSDEAIASYDKLYYVGIDPNAQGIAQGELIEKLWKENPDLDLNKDGVIQYVMLTGEPGHPDAVARTRYSISTLNDHGIKTEELHQDTAMWDTATAKDKMDAWLSGPNGSKIEVVICNNDGMALGAIESMKAAGKILPTFGVDALPEALVKIEAGEMAGTVLNDAKGQANATFNMVVNLAEGKEPTEGTDLKLDNKIILIPSIGIDKSNVADFK; this is translated from the coding sequence ATGAAAAAATTTGGTATGTTATTGGGTTCTATTATTCTTGCATCAGCATTAGTTGCTTGTGGTGAAAAAAAAGAAGAAGCTAAAACTGATGCTTCTGCAGCTGATGGAATTATCAATCTATTAAAAGAAAAAGATGTTCCAGTTGTATTTTATAATAGAAAACCTTCTGATGAAGCGATAGCTTCTTATGATAAATTATATTATGTTGGAATTGACCCTAATGCTCAAGGAATAGCACAAGGTGAATTAATTGAAAAATTATGGAAGGAAAATCCAGATCTTGACTTAAATAAAGATGGAGTTATCCAATATGTAATGTTAACTGGAGAACCTGGACATCCAGATGCAGTTGCAAGAACTAGATACTCTATTTCTACTTTAAATGATCATGGAATAAAAACAGAAGAATTACATCAAGATACTGCTATGTGGGATACTGCTACTGCAAAAGATAAAATGGATGCTTGGTTATCAGGACCTAATGGTTCTAAAATAGAAGTAGTTATTTGTAATAATGATGGAATGGCTTTAGGGGCTATTGAATCAATGAAAGCTGCTGGAAAAATTTTACCAACATTTGGTGTTGATGCATTACCCGAAGCTCTAGTTAAAATAGAAGCTGGGGAAATGGCTGGAACTGTTCTTAATGATGCAAAAGGACAAGCAAATGCAACATTTAATATGGTAGTTAATTTAGCTGAAGGAAAAGAACCTACTGAAGGAACTGATTTAAAATTAGATAATAAAATAATATTAATTCCTAGCATTGGAATAGATAAATCTAATGTTGCAGACTTCAAATAA
- the mglA gene encoding galactose/methyl galactoside ABC transporter ATP-binding protein MglA: MENLEYVLEMENISKEFPGVKALDNVQLKLKPGTVHALMGENGAGKSTLMKCLFGIYEKDSGKILLDGVEVNFKSTKEALENGVSMVHQELNQVLQRNVLDNIWLGRYPMKGFFVDEKKMYNDTVNIFKDLDIKVNPRKKVSDLPIAERQMIEIAKAVSYKSKVIVMDEPTSSLTEKEVDHLFKIIRKLKESGVGIIYISHKMEEIKMISDEITILRDGKWISTNDVSKISTEQIISMMVGRDLTERFPKKDNETKEMILEVKNLTALNQPSIQNVSFELYKGEILGIAGLVGSKRTEIVETIFGIRPKASGEIILNGKSVKNKSPEDAIKNGFALVTEERRSTGIFSMLDVAFNSVISNLDKYKNKFRLLKNKNIEKDTKWIVDSMRVKTPSYKTKIGSLSGGNQQKVIIGRWLLTEPEVLMLDEPTRGIDVLAKFEIYQLIIDLAKKDKGIIMISSEMPELLGVTDRILVMSNGKVAGVVKTSETNQEEIMELSAKYL; this comes from the coding sequence ATGGAAAATCTAGAATATGTATTAGAAATGGAAAATATTTCCAAAGAGTTTCCTGGAGTAAAAGCACTAGATAATGTTCAACTAAAGTTAAAACCTGGAACTGTTCATGCTCTAATGGGAGAAAATGGTGCAGGAAAATCAACATTGATGAAATGCTTATTTGGAATTTATGAAAAAGATAGTGGAAAAATTTTATTAGATGGAGTGGAAGTTAATTTTAAATCTACAAAAGAAGCATTAGAAAATGGAGTTTCAATGGTTCACCAAGAATTAAATCAAGTTTTACAAAGAAATGTACTTGATAATATTTGGCTTGGTAGGTATCCGATGAAAGGATTTTTTGTAGATGAAAAGAAAATGTATAATGACACAGTCAATATCTTTAAAGATTTAGATATTAAAGTAAATCCTAGAAAAAAAGTATCAGATTTACCCATTGCTGAAAGACAAATGATAGAAATAGCTAAAGCAGTATCATATAAATCAAAAGTAATAGTTATGGATGAACCTACTTCTTCGCTTACTGAAAAAGAAGTAGATCATTTATTTAAAATTATTAGAAAATTAAAAGAAAGTGGAGTTGGAATTATTTATATTTCTCATAAAATGGAAGAAATAAAAATGATTTCTGATGAAATTACTATTTTAAGGGATGGTAAATGGATATCAACTAATGATGTCTCAAAAATTTCAACTGAACAAATTATAAGTATGATGGTTGGAAGAGATTTGACAGAACGTTTTCCTAAAAAAGATAATGAAACTAAGGAAATGATCTTAGAAGTTAAAAATCTAACTGCTTTAAATCAACCTTCTATACAAAATGTAAGTTTTGAGCTTTATAAAGGAGAAATATTAGGAATAGCTGGTCTTGTTGGTTCTAAAAGAACAGAAATAGTTGAAACTATTTTTGGAATAAGACCTAAAGCATCAGGTGAGATTATTTTAAATGGTAAATCCGTAAAAAATAAAAGCCCAGAAGATGCTATAAAAAATGGTTTTGCCTTAGTAACTGAAGAACGTAGAAGTACAGGAATATTTTCAATGTTAGATGTAGCATTTAACTCTGTTATTTCTAACTTAGATAAATATAAAAATAAATTTAGACTTCTTAAAAATAAAAATATAGAGAAAGACACTAAATGGATAGTAGATAGTATGAGGGTAAAAACTCCATCATACAAAACAAAAATTGGAAGCCTTTCTGGTGGAAATCAACAAAAAGTAATTATTGGAAGATGGTTACTAACTGAACCAGAAGTTCTGATGCTTGATGAACCTACTAGAGGTATTGATGTTTTAGCAAAGTTTGAAATTTATCAATTAATAATAGACCTTGCTAAAAAAGATAAAGGGATTATAATGATTTCCTCTGAAATGCCTGAACTTTTAGGAGTAACAGATAGAATACTTGTTATGAGTAATGGTAAGGTTGCAGGAGTTGTTAAAACTTCTGAAACAAATCAAGAAGAAATAATGGAACTATCAGCTAAATATCTATAA
- the mglC gene encoding galactose/methyl galactoside ABC transporter permease MglC, whose translation MIARTNDGKIDYKKIIIESGLYLVLFCMLIAIIIKEPTFLSIRNFKNILTQSSVRTIIALGVAGLIVTQGTDLSAGRQVGLAAVISGTLLQSMTNVNKAFPKLGEFSIFTTILIVVLVGIVIASINGVVVATLNVHPFIATMGTMTIVYGINSLYYDKAGAAPISGFVEKYSKFAQGYIQIGSYTIPYLIIYAAIATLIMWTLWNKTKFGKNVFAVGGNPEAAKVSGVNVVLTLMGIYALSGAYYAFGGFLEAGRIGSATNNLGFMYEMDAIAACVIGGVSFYGGVGRISGVITGVIILTIINYGLTYVGVSPYWQYIIKGIIIVTAVAFDSIKYAKKK comes from the coding sequence ATGATCGCAAGAACTAATGATGGAAAAATAGATTATAAAAAAATTATTATAGAAAGTGGACTGTATCTTGTATTATTTTGTATGCTTATTGCAATAATAATTAAAGAACCTACTTTTTTAAGTATAAGAAACTTTAAAAATATTCTTACACAGTCTTCTGTGAGAACAATTATTGCACTTGGAGTTGCTGGACTTATAGTAACACAAGGTACCGACCTATCAGCAGGTAGACAAGTTGGACTTGCTGCTGTAATTTCTGGAACACTTTTACAATCAATGACTAATGTAAACAAAGCTTTTCCGAAATTAGGAGAATTTTCAATATTTACAACAATATTGATTGTTGTATTAGTTGGCATAGTTATAGCAAGTATAAATGGAGTTGTTGTAGCAACTTTAAATGTCCATCCATTTATAGCAACTATGGGAACAATGACTATTGTATATGGAATAAATTCTCTTTACTATGATAAAGCAGGAGCAGCTCCAATTTCTGGATTTGTAGAAAAATATAGTAAATTTGCACAAGGCTATATACAAATAGGCTCATATACAATACCATATTTAATTATTTATGCTGCTATTGCAACATTAATTATGTGGACTTTATGGAATAAAACAAAATTTGGTAAAAATGTATTTGCTGTTGGAGGGAATCCAGAAGCTGCAAAAGTATCAGGAGTAAATGTTGTTTTGACTCTTATGGGGATATATGCACTATCTGGGGCATATTATGCTTTTGGTGGTTTTTTAGAAGCAGGGCGTATTGGTTCTGCAACTAATAACTTAGGATTTATGTATGAAATGGATGCCATTGCTGCTTGTGTTATAGGTGGAGTTTCATTTTATGGTGGTGTTGGTAGAATTTCAGGGGTTATTACAGGAGTTATAATCTTAACAATTATAAACTATGGACTTACTTATGTAGGTGTCAGTCCATATTGGCAATATATTATAAAGGGTATAATAATTGTTACTGCTGTTGCATTTGATTCTATTAAATATGCTAAGAAAAAATAA
- a CDS encoding type II toxin-antitoxin system RelB/DinJ family antitoxin encodes MSMKLVNIRMDEDLKKEMEIVCNDLGINITTAFTIFAKKLTREKRISFSVSIDPFYSTENIKALQESVSQVNDGKVITKTLEELEVIEYSRRINK; translated from the coding sequence ATGTCAATGAAATTAGTAAACATAAGAATGGACGAAGATTTGAAGAAAGAAATGGAAATTGTTTGTAATGATTTAGGTATTAATATAACAACTGCTTTTACAATATTTGCTAAAAAATTAACAAGAGAGAAAAGGATTTCTTTCAGTGTATCAATAGACCCATTTTATTCAACTGAAAATATAAAAGCCTTACAAGAATCAGTAAGTCAAGTAAATGATGGTAAAGTTATTACAAAAACACTTGAAGAATTGGAGGTTATAGAATATAGTAGAAGAATCAATAAATAA
- a CDS encoding KAP family NTPase — translation MQRIFINAPWGMGKTLFADALQEYFTKNNEDINKLYINSWKMDFYDEPLKALIAEMIEDKIITVESTEKAKKFLKNCGKIFFGKILKNFLLKKFNLNDKDIEEMKSFLMD, via the coding sequence GTGCAAAGAATTTTTATTAATGCACCATGGGGAATGGGGAAAACTTTATTTGCTGATGCACTACAAGAATATTTTACCAAAAATAATGAGGATATTAATAAATTATATATTAATTCTTGGAAGATGGATTTTTATGATGAACCTCTAAAAGCATTAATTGCAGAAATGATTGAAGATAAGATTATAACAGTTGAAAGTACTGAAAAAGCTAAAAAATTTTTGAAAAATTGTGGAAAAATATTTTTTGGAAAAATATTAAAAAACTTTTTATTAAAAAAATTTAACCTAAATGATAAAGATATTGAAGAAATGAAATCTTTTTTAATGGATTAA
- a CDS encoding KAP family NTPase: MLSKEKAPKIIIIDELDRCRPDYAIQLLEIIKHIFDVKNIIFLFLINREQLESIVSTIYMNSNLSNKYFEKFYDVELNLPEVNYEELNEPEFEIVNDFKEYEVDKSGYSNNRDLAIQKIFLDIAFVIKSSLFLENNDFSIRSTKKLLKKFNILKDSLIEEEKEQYILILALITYFFIKELNLKAPRDNRKIFKKNRH, encoded by the coding sequence ATACTTTCAAAAGAAAAAGCACCTAAAATAATTATAATAGATGAATTAGACAGATGTAGACCTGATTATGCTATCCAATTATTAGAAATAATAAAACATATTTTTGATGTTAAAAATATTATTTTTTTGTTTTTAATTAATAGAGAACAGCTTGAAAGTATTGTATCTACAATTTATATGAATTCTAATTTAAGTAATAAATATTTTGAAAAGTTTTATGATGTAGAGTTAAATTTACCAGAAGTCAATTATGAGGAATTAAATGAGCCTGAATTTGAAATAGTTAATGATTTTAAAGAATATGAAGTTGATAAAAGTGGATATTCAAATAATAGAGATTTAGCTATACAAAAAATATTTTTAGATATAGCCTTTGTAATAAAAAGTAGTTTATTTTTAGAAAATAATGATTTTTCCATAAGAAGTACTAAAAAACTATTAAAAAAATTTAATATTTTAAAAGATAGCTTAATTGAAGAAGAAAAAGAACAGTATATTTTAATATTAGCACTCATTACATATTTTTTTATAAAAGAGTTAAATTTAAAAGCCCCTAGAGATAATAGAAAAATATTTAAAAAAAATAGGCACTAA